One window of Vicia villosa cultivar HV-30 ecotype Madison, WI unplaced genomic scaffold, Vvil1.0 ctg.004150F_1_1, whole genome shotgun sequence genomic DNA carries:
- the LOC131641830 gene encoding galacturonosyltransferase 8-like, with protein sequence MVNPRFPRTRIRPFSSPFILIALCIFITLSFLFTAHSYSSHQQHNLDSDGGSVHGFESIRRSVLALKTDPLKPRLDQIRKQADDHKSLALTYASYARKLKLESSKLVRIFAELSRNFSDLMSKPQYRTLFSNDAIPVDEAVVRQLEKEVKERIKTTRQVIGEAKESFDNQLKIQKLKDTIFAVNEQLTKSKKQGAFSSLIAAKSIPKSLHCLTMRLMEERIAHPEKYTDEGKPTPPEVEDPSLYHYALFSDNVVAASVVVNSATKNAKEPWKHVFHVVTDKMNLGAMQVMFKLKDYNGAHVEVKAVEDYKFLNSSYVPVLRQLESANLQRFYFENKLENATKDTTNMKFRNPKYLSILNHLRFYLPEMYPKLHKVLFLDDDIVVQKDLTGLWKIDMDGKVNGAVETCFGSFHRYAQYMNFSHPLIKARFNPKTCAWAYGMNFFDLDAWRREKCTEEYHYWQNLNENRTLWKLGTLPPGLITYYSTTKPLDKSWHVLGLGYNPSISMDEINNAAVVHFNGNMKPWLDIAMTQFKPLWSKYVDYELDFVQSCNFGI encoded by the exons atgGTAAATCCTCGTTTTCCTCGCACCAGGATCCGACCCTTCAGCTCCCCCTTCATACTCATCGCTCTCTGCATTTTCATCACTCTCTCGTTTCTCTTTACTGCTCATTCTTATTCCTCTCATCAACAACACAACTTG GATTCTGATGGTGGTTCTGTACATGGATTTGAATCGATAAGGAGATCCGTTTTAGCGTTGAAAACGGATCCCCTTAAGCCTCGGTTGGATCAGATCCGTAAACAAGCCGATGATCATAAGTCTTTGGCTCTTACGTATGCTTCTTATGCACGAAAGCTCAAGCTTGAGAGTTCGAAGCTCGTTAGGATTTTCGCGGAACTATCGCGGAATTTCTCGGATTTGATGAGCAAGCCTCAATACAGGACTCTTTTCAGTAATGATGCGATCCCGGTTGATGAAGCGGTAGTTCGTCAATTGGAGAAGGAAGTGAAGGAGAGGATTAAAACCACGCGCCAGGTGATTGGTGAAGCCAAGGAGTCATTTGATAACCAACTGAAGATTCAGAAGTTGAAGGATACTATTTTTGCTGTTAACGAGCAGTTGACGAAATCGAAGAAGCAGGGTGCTTTCTCGAGTTTGATTGCTGCTAAGTCCATTCCGAAGAGTTTGCATTGTCTAACAATGAGGCTGATGGAAGAGCGGATTGCTCATCCGGAGAAGTATACGGATGAAGGGAAGCCTACACCTCCTGAAGTTGAAGATCCTAGTCTTTACCACTACGCTTTGTTCTCGGACAACGTTGTAGCTGCGTCTGTTGTGGTTAATTCAGCAACAAAGAACGCAAAGGAGCCGTGGAAACACGTGTTTCATGTTGTAACCGACAAGATGAATCTTGGTGCCATGCAAGTGATGTTCAAGTTAAAAGATTACAACGGTGCGCATGTTGAAGTTAAGGCAGTAGAGGATTACAAATTCCTGAACTCTTCTTATGTGCCGGTCCTTCGACAGCTTGAGTCTGCTAACCTACAAAGATTTTACTTTGAGAACAAGCTTGAGAATGCTACAAAGGACACAACAAATATGAAGTTCAGGAATCCAAAATATTTGTCGATATTGAACCATTTGAGATTCTACTTACCGGAAATGTATCCGAAGTTGCATAAAGTTTTGTTTTTGGATGATGACATAGTAGTTCAGAAGGACCTTACCGGTTTATGGAAGATTGACATGGATGGCAAggtgaatggagctgtagaaacATGTTTTGGCTCATTTCATCGATATGCACAGTACATGAATTTCTCGCATCCTTTGATCAAAGCTCGTTTTAATCCAAAGACTTGTGCTTGGGCTTATGGAATGAATTTCTTCGATTTGGAtgcttggagaagggaaaaatgcACAGAAGAGTATCATTACTGGCAGAATCTG AACGAGAACCGAACGCTATGGAAATTAGGGACATTGCCACCAGGTCTAATCACATACTACTCAACGACAAAGCCGCTGGATAAATCATGGCATGTTTTGGGACTTGGTTATAACCCAAGCATCAGCATGGACGAAATTAACAACGCAGCTGTGGTGCATTTCAATGGTAACATGAAACCATGGCTTGATATTGCAATGACTCAATTCAAACCACTTTGGTCTAAGTATGTCGATTACGAGTTAGACTTTGTTCAGTCCTGCAATTTTGGTATCTAA